A portion of the Tachysurus vachellii isolate PV-2020 chromosome 14, HZAU_Pvac_v1, whole genome shotgun sequence genome contains these proteins:
- the hars gene encoding histidine--tRNA ligase isoform X2, whose translation MADKAQIQEAIKVQGEVVRKLKAEKANKEQIDEEVAKLLELKARLGGDDGKQTFVLKTAKGTRDYNPKQMAIREKVFNIIISCFKRHGAETIDTPVFELKETLTGKYGEDSKLIYDLKDQGGELLSLRYDLTVPFARYLAMNKITNIKRYHIAKVYRRDNPAMTRGRYREFYQCDFDIAGQYDPMIPDAECLKIVYEILSELDLGEFRIKVNDRRILDGMFAVCGVPDEKFRTICSTVDKLDKLPWEDVKNEMVNEKGLSENVADQIGEYVSMQGGLDLAERLLQDPKLSQNKQACAGLTDMKQLFGYLQLFRVTDKVVFDLSLARGLDYYTGVIYEAVLGQTLQPQTPAVSEQDGAVPGDEAGVSVGSVAGGGRYDGLVGMFDPKGRKVPCVGVSIGIERIFSIMEQKAELSAEKTRTTETQVLVASAQKNLLEERLKLTAELWNAGVKAEVLYKKNPKLLTQLQHCEETGIPLVAILGEQELKDGVVKLRNVGTREEVDVSRAELVDEIKKRTTQSE comes from the exons ATGGCTGACAAAGCGCAGATACAGGAGGCGATTAAAGTACAAGGAGAGGTGGTGCGAAAACTTAAAGCAGAAAAAGCCAACAAGGAACAG ATTGATGAAGAAGTCGCCAAACTGTTAGAGCTGAAGGCTCGACTCGGAGGAGACGATGGCAAACAAACGTTTGTTCTTAAGACAGCGAAG gggaccAGGGACTACAACCCCAAACAGATGgccatcagagagaaagtgttcaacatcatcatcagctgCTTTAAACGCCATGGAGCTGAGACCATCGACACCCCTGTCTTTGAGCTCaag GAAACACTGACAGGGAAATACGGCGAAGACTCCAAACTCATCTACGACCTGAAGGACCAGGGTGGAGAACTGCTGTCTCTCAGATACGACCTCACT GTACCGTTTGCTCGCTACTTGGCCATGAACAAGATTACGAACATTAAACGCTATCATATCGCCAAAGTGTACCGCAGAGACAACCCCGCCATGACCCGGGGCCGCTACCGAGAGTTCtaccagtgt GATTTCGACATCGCAGGGCAGTATGACCCGATGATCCCTGACGCAGAGTGTTTGAAGATCGTTTACGAGATCCTGAGTGAACTGGACCTGGGCGAATTCCGCATTAAG GTGAATGACCGGCGTATTCTGGATGGTATGTTTGCGGTGTGCGGCGTTCCGGACGAGAAATTCCGTACCATCTGCTCGACGGTGGACAAACTGGACAAG ttgcCATGGGAGGATGTGAAGAATGAGATGGTGAATGAAAAAGGCCTGTCTGAGAATGTGGCAGATCAGATTGGGGAGTACGTCAGTATGCAGG GTGGACTGGATCTGGCAGAGAGGCTGCTGCAGGACCCGAAGCTTTCTCAGAACAAGCAGGCGTGTGCCGGCCTCACTGACATGAAGCAGCTGTTCGGTTACCTGCAGCTCTTCCGGGTCACAGATAAG GTAGTGTTTGATCTGAGTCTGGCACGTGGCTTGGACTACTACACTGGTGTGATCTACGAGGCTGTGCTGGGTCAGACGCTCCAGCCCCAGACGCCGGCGGTCTCTGAGCAGGACGGAGCCGTGCCTGGGGACGAGGCAGGTGTGAGCGTGGGCAGCGTGGCAGGTGGAGGGCGATACGACGGACTGGTGGGCATGTTCGACCCCAAGGGCCGCAAAGTCCCCTGTGTCGGCGTCAGCATCGGCATCGAGAGGATCTTCTCTATAATGGAGCAGAAAGCCGAG CTGTCTGCTGAGAAAACCCGTACGACAGAAACGCAGGTCCTGGTGGCTTCAGCACAAAAGAACCTTCTGGAAGAGAGACTCAAACTGACAGCTGAGTTGTGGAACGCAGGAGTTAAG GCTGAGGTGCTGTATAAGAAGAACCCCAAGCTGCTGACTCAGCTGCAGCACTGTGAAGAGACCGGCATCCCTCTGGTAGCCATATTGGGGGAACAGGAGCTTAAAGACGGAGTCGTCAAACTGCGCAACGTAGGCACCCGAGAAGAG
- the hars gene encoding histidine--tRNA ligase isoform X1, with protein MATLGLACVRLCAGLTGRRASLWLRPMRCLSGMTVSQIDEEVAKLLELKARLGGDDGKQTFVLKTAKGTRDYNPKQMAIREKVFNIIISCFKRHGAETIDTPVFELKETLTGKYGEDSKLIYDLKDQGGELLSLRYDLTVPFARYLAMNKITNIKRYHIAKVYRRDNPAMTRGRYREFYQCDFDIAGQYDPMIPDAECLKIVYEILSELDLGEFRIKVNDRRILDGMFAVCGVPDEKFRTICSTVDKLDKLPWEDVKNEMVNEKGLSENVADQIGEYVSMQGGLDLAERLLQDPKLSQNKQACAGLTDMKQLFGYLQLFRVTDKVVFDLSLARGLDYYTGVIYEAVLGQTLQPQTPAVSEQDGAVPGDEAGVSVGSVAGGGRYDGLVGMFDPKGRKVPCVGVSIGIERIFSIMEQKAELSAEKTRTTETQVLVASAQKNLLEERLKLTAELWNAGVKAEVLYKKNPKLLTQLQHCEETGIPLVAILGEQELKDGVVKLRNVGTREEVDVSRAELVDEIKKRTTQSE; from the exons ATGGCCACCCTCGGTTTggcgtgtgtgcgtctctgcGCTGGACTGACTGGACGTCGGGCTTCACTGTGGCTCCGCCCCATGCGCTGCCTTTCTGGGATGACTGTATCTCAG ATTGATGAAGAAGTCGCCAAACTGTTAGAGCTGAAGGCTCGACTCGGAGGAGACGATGGCAAACAAACGTTTGTTCTTAAGACAGCGAAG gggaccAGGGACTACAACCCCAAACAGATGgccatcagagagaaagtgttcaacatcatcatcagctgCTTTAAACGCCATGGAGCTGAGACCATCGACACCCCTGTCTTTGAGCTCaag GAAACACTGACAGGGAAATACGGCGAAGACTCCAAACTCATCTACGACCTGAAGGACCAGGGTGGAGAACTGCTGTCTCTCAGATACGACCTCACT GTACCGTTTGCTCGCTACTTGGCCATGAACAAGATTACGAACATTAAACGCTATCATATCGCCAAAGTGTACCGCAGAGACAACCCCGCCATGACCCGGGGCCGCTACCGAGAGTTCtaccagtgt GATTTCGACATCGCAGGGCAGTATGACCCGATGATCCCTGACGCAGAGTGTTTGAAGATCGTTTACGAGATCCTGAGTGAACTGGACCTGGGCGAATTCCGCATTAAG GTGAATGACCGGCGTATTCTGGATGGTATGTTTGCGGTGTGCGGCGTTCCGGACGAGAAATTCCGTACCATCTGCTCGACGGTGGACAAACTGGACAAG ttgcCATGGGAGGATGTGAAGAATGAGATGGTGAATGAAAAAGGCCTGTCTGAGAATGTGGCAGATCAGATTGGGGAGTACGTCAGTATGCAGG GTGGACTGGATCTGGCAGAGAGGCTGCTGCAGGACCCGAAGCTTTCTCAGAACAAGCAGGCGTGTGCCGGCCTCACTGACATGAAGCAGCTGTTCGGTTACCTGCAGCTCTTCCGGGTCACAGATAAG GTAGTGTTTGATCTGAGTCTGGCACGTGGCTTGGACTACTACACTGGTGTGATCTACGAGGCTGTGCTGGGTCAGACGCTCCAGCCCCAGACGCCGGCGGTCTCTGAGCAGGACGGAGCCGTGCCTGGGGACGAGGCAGGTGTGAGCGTGGGCAGCGTGGCAGGTGGAGGGCGATACGACGGACTGGTGGGCATGTTCGACCCCAAGGGCCGCAAAGTCCCCTGTGTCGGCGTCAGCATCGGCATCGAGAGGATCTTCTCTATAATGGAGCAGAAAGCCGAG CTGTCTGCTGAGAAAACCCGTACGACAGAAACGCAGGTCCTGGTGGCTTCAGCACAAAAGAACCTTCTGGAAGAGAGACTCAAACTGACAGCTGAGTTGTGGAACGCAGGAGTTAAG GCTGAGGTGCTGTATAAGAAGAACCCCAAGCTGCTGACTCAGCTGCAGCACTGTGAAGAGACCGGCATCCCTCTGGTAGCCATATTGGGGGAACAGGAGCTTAAAGACGGAGTCGTCAAACTGCGCAACGTAGGCACCCGAGAAGAG